Proteins encoded within one genomic window of Esox lucius isolate fEsoLuc1 chromosome 12, fEsoLuc1.pri, whole genome shotgun sequence:
- the mbd6 gene encoding methyl-CpG-binding domain protein 6 isoform X1, translating into MMGGSESGSGDKDGVHTVTVHVPIGWQRRVEDGLVAYISPSGTVLSSLEEVKSYLLTDGTCKCGLECPLVIHKVFNFSVGIKVQQHSQPAGKCEQDMTKLCNHRRKVVAMAALCRSMQASQMPYVARHPDVTSGSLEHKNPQRMRVDRDEERVTYPSKHPLVPSRPNSIVTPNPCASPKNSSQLVYSYNGSSPLSHAVTNSPHSPEVLRRLPPPLHLPATASQFTGYGTPQRSPRTPTPHNLSHGLRTPHTPEGPRSPHLGPLSPPPPSSSPVTMGRGGHPHSVVGSPLSPSCSPSPSVSMSCPSPRQRSRHPSASSSFSEPGLGGAVLAGYPPRRISSSPHSPLPGGSPNLHFPKYKLEDILEQFRNSGSSSTNNHILHPNSLCNQSHPQILSLALEKSGKPTKALGSGSGTAVTAGPSGMPLGQFLNHKKQPHPASFPASSLLSAAAKAQLASQMTHSQSPSLEVSQESQQSKVTNSTLYNNSHPSIARPPPAASLLLPQPCASPSQPCASPSQPCTSSPLHLSSADRTSHRKRQRRSPTVLSMLKDSQMSGPRTPGDALNLSALHSQPSSTSASPRPVTPESHLQTLRISVRNPGALSGSQKLLDGALDFTTIAAGQPDPPTQPLSALLHLLSVQNAQAAAAQPGSGHGGGVTRHSPRQSPSPSHLNVRPARSPSQPCNPLSPSQSQARRSSGGAPSPSAPHTQASPAPRWSPSIAQSSPRLGSPSPTQHPSDRLRQAQNHHADAAATIVRSPPPDAGASAEISTLSPGLGPAHPPSNAPSSGHGYSSTTTSPRPLDLSNHVLALLAASSNAHPGECGPDRTAGSNVPAESRSVDQQGPAPTKPSGGCSPGPGPCQPPAPGDASGSSPLAEAFPFMSQEQLLQLLSATAGLPSLLDSTVLGSLPMGLWMGGQQGHLPPSNTPQPHHQLPEQQQQLSEHQQNLLLPHEEHQEKQHHHHQQQNAHMNHSFPFSLLPSLVGGQGELPLNLLGLLNPLPPPSATPTPGQEADLGMGEKMGLQALLMASLLLGQQQAAMLPLSGLGQLSLDLPLHQQHIPALLEGLSLDKSSGLPDPSSFPLPGLLEALQGLLPPTEGPLQALQSLLLPSPLPPPAFLSLSPALLTAALGSNDLPPAQLHPTQQPQQPPSQVSASDPDGGVDTLIPLSVQGKYNPVLHQLLPTLLNPGLLGDLSAMTSLHSLLGLGAGPLLLPPVQASALGMALLQDPDGAINLLNNLQLNMAPPTEGEKSVSLQETDSSAPQEDIPANRHTPEAGLAPSPAPASQRGEGSVGSILDPYASFMDTIYTSFLQVSAKEQEAAQSGADALCALPPSYPEEPPAPSTPLPQASAPLSLSPRRACSLRNSDLSRLSMEAAHSPAQGTPKPSDDGSATPPQIKPGVPEARTNPPQPPVYLEEAKTDSYSQAVSDRQGEGPQAGEYPSPRDEAVGLQQTEQNQTAQTGGARRGRKRKQTLQNVLEDFRDLDASVLEEPNPTVVLLKPERSVRGRRRRGARSQRQ; encoded by the exons ATGATGGGAGGCAGTGAGAGTGGCAGTGGAGACAAGGATGGAGTCCACACTGTAACAGTACATGTCCCCATTGGCTGgcagaggagagtggaggatgGGCTTGTGGCGTATATCAG TCCAAGTGGTACAGTCCTGTCTTCACTGGAGGAGGTAAAGTCATATCTGTTGACCGATGGCACTTGCAAGTGTGGCCTTGAGTGTCCGCTGGTCATCCACAAG GTGTTCAACTTTAGTGTGGGGATCAAAGTTCAGCAGCACAGCCAGCCCGCAGGGAAGTGCGAGCAGGATATGACAAAGCTCTGTAATCATCGGAGGAAagtggttgccatggcagcgCTGTGTCGAAGTATGCAGGCGTCACAAATGCCCTATGTTGCCCGTCACCCAG ATGTCACCAGTGGAAGTTTGGAGCACAAAAACCCTCAGAGGATGAGAGTGGACAGGGATGAAGAACGTGTCACTTACCCCTCTAAACATCCTCTAGTCCCGTCCAGGCCCAACAGTATTGTCACCCCTAACCCTTGTGCCAGTCCTAAAAACTCCTCCCAACTTGTGTATTCCTACAATGGTTCCTCACCCCTGTCACACGCTGTCACTAACTCTCCTCACTCTCCCGAGGTTCTGAGGAGActgcccccacccctccacctccccgcCACCGCCTCACAATTCACCGGCTATGGGACGCCTCAGAGGTCACCGCGCACCCCAACGCCTCACAACCTCAGTCACGGCCTGAGAACACCCCACACTCCGGAAGGGCCCCGATCTCCCCATTTGgggcccctctctcctcctcccccatcctcctctCCCGTGACCATGGGACGGGGAGGGCATCCGCACAGCGTCGTCGGCTCGCCCCTCTCCCCCTCGTGTTCCCCGTCTCCCTCTGTCAGCATGTCCTGCCCGTCTCCGCGGCAGCGCTCGCGCCACCCGTCCGCGTCCTCCTCGTTCTCTGAGCCGGGTTTGGGAGGGGCGGTGCTGGCTGGCTACCCGCCTAGGAGGATCTCCTCCTCACCGCACTCCCCTCTACCCGGGGGGTCCCCTAACCTCCACTTCCCCAAATACAAGCTCGAGGATATCTTAGAGCAGTTTAGGAACTCAGGCAGCAGTAGCACTAACAACCACATCCTTCACCCAAACTCACTTTGCAACCAAAGCCATCCTCAGATCCTGTCTCTAGCGCTCGAAAAGAGCGGGAAGCCGACGAAGGCACTCGGTTCCGGCTCAGGCACAGCTGTCACTGCTGGCCCTTCCGGGATGCCCCTCGGACAGTTCTTGAATCACAAGAAGCAACCGCACCCGGCGTCGTTCCCGGCCAGCAGCCTCCTCTCGGCCGCGGCCAAAGCCCAGCTGGCCAGCCAGATGACCCACAGCCAGAGCCCCTCCCTGGAGGTCTCCCAGGAGTCTCAGCAGTCGAAGGTAACAAACAGCACTTTATACAACAACAGCCATCCCTCCATCGCTAGGCCCCCACCTGCAGCGTCCCTCCTGCTTCCGCAGCCCTGCGCCTCCCCCTCCCAGCCCTGCGCCTCCCCCTCTCAGCCCTGCACCTCCAGTCCGCTGCACCTCTCCTCCGCGGACCGGACGTCCCACCGGAAGCGTCAGCGGCGTTCGCCCACGGTACTTAGCATGCTGAAGGACTCCCAAATGAGCGGTCCCAGAACCCCCGGCGACGCGCTGAACCTCTCGGCCTTGCACTCGCAACCCTCCTCTACCTCAGCCTCGCCCCGCCCCGTCACGCCAGAGAGTCACCTCCAGACTCTGAGGATCTCGGTCCGAAACCCCGGCGCGCTCTCGGGTTCCCAGAAGCTCCTCGACGGCGCCCTGGATTTCACTACAATTGCGGCAGGTCAACCGGATCCCCCGACACAGCCCCTTTCAGCTCTGCTTCACCTGCTCAGTGTGCAGAACGCTCAGGCCGCCGCAGCCCAGCCCGGTTCCGGGCATGGAGGAGGAGTTACAAGGCACAGCCCGCGgcagtctccctctccctcccattTGAACGTGAGACCCGCACGTTCCCCCTCTCAACCGTGCAacccactctctccctcgcaGTCCCAGGCCCGGCGAAGTAGCGGCGGCGCACCGTCTCCGTCGGCACCGCATACCCAGGCCAGTCCAGCGCCAAGATGGTCCCCTTCCATCGCCCAGTCCTCCCCGCGACTCGGTAGCCCCTCGCCCACCCAGCACCCATCCGATAGGCTGCGGCAGGCCCAAAACCATCACGCGGATGCAGCCGCCACCATTGTTCGGTCTCCCCCGCCTGACGCCGGCGCGTCAGCAGAGATTTCAACACTAAGCCCGGGCCTCGGTCCGGCTCATCCTCCCAGCAAtgctccctcctccggtcacgGCTACAGCAGCACAACCACCTCCCCAAGACCCCTGGATCTCAGCAACCATGTGTTGGCCCTGCTGGCGGCCTCCTCCAACGCGCATCCCGGGGAGTGTGGCCCAGACAGAACTGCCGGCAGCAACGTGCCCG CGGAGTCTCGGAGTGTGGACCAACAAGGCCCCGCACCGACCAAACCCTCAGGAGGCTGCAGCCCCGGTCCCGGCCCCTGCCAGCCCCCCGCGCCGGGGGATGCCTCTGGGTCGTCCCCCTTGGCCGAAGCCTTCCCCTTCATGAGCCAGGAGCAGCTTCTCCAGCTCCTCTCGGCCACGGCCGGCCTGCCCTCCCTCCTGGACTCCACCGTGCTGGGCTCTCTGCCCATGGGCCTGTGGATGGGCGGTCAGCAGGGTCACCTCCCCCCCTCCAACACCCCTCAGCCACACCACCAACTGCCcgaacagcagcagcagctgtcGGAACATCAACAGAACCTGCTGTTACCGCACGAAGAACACCAGGAGAAacagcaccaccaccaccagcagcagaaCGCCCACATGAACCACAGCTTTCCCTTCAGCTTGCTGCCCTCGCTAGTCGGAGGTCAGGGAGAGCTGCCTCTGAATCTCCTGGGCCTGTTAAACCCGCTGCCACCCCCCTCTGCCACCCCTACGCCCGGCCAGGAGGCTGATCTGGGGATGGGGGAGAAAATGGGCCTGCAGGCTCTCCTCATGGCCTCTCTGCTACTGGGCCAACAGCAGGCGGCCATGTTGCCCCTGTCCGGTCTGGGCCAGCTGAGCCTGGACCTCCCGCTGCACCAGCAGCACATCCCGGCCCTGCTTGAGGGTTTGTCCCTGGACAAAAGCTCCGGGCTGCCGGATCCGTCATCCTTCCCCCTCCCCGGGCTCCTCGAGGCCCTACAGGGCCTGCTTCCCCCGACCGAAGGGCCCCTCCAGGCCCTGCAGTCGCTCCTGCTCCCCTCCCCACTGCCTCCCCCGGCCTTCCTCTCCCTCAGCCCTGCCCTGCTAACCGCGGCCCTGGGCTCTAACGACCTCCCGCCCGCTCAGCTCCACCCAACCCAGCAACCCCAACAGCCCCCGTCTCAG GTCTCTGCTTCAGACCCTGACGGTGGGGTCGATACactcatccctctgtctgtccaggGGAAGTACAACCCTGTCCTCCACCAGTTACTCCCCACTCTTCTCAACCCAGGGCTTCTAG GCGACCTGTCTGCTATGACCAGCCTCCACAGTCTGCTGGGTTTAGGGGCAGGCCCTCTCCTCTTGCCCCCCGTACAGGCCTCTGCCCTGGGCATGGCTCTCCTCCAGGACCCTGATGGGGCCATCAACCTCCTCAACAACCTCCAG cTCAACATGGCACCACCCACAGAGGGAGAAAAGTCAGTCTCTTTACAGGAAACAGACAGCTCCGCTCCTCAGGAGGACATTCCAGCCAATCGGCATACCCCAGAGGCTGGGCTGGCGCCCAGCCCCGCCCCAGCATCCCAGCGAGGAGAGGGCTCTGTGGGGAGCATCCTGGACCCCTACGCCTCCTTCATGGACACCATCTACACCTCCTTCCTCCAGGTCAGTGCTAAAGAACAGGAAGCGGCTCAGTCCGGGGCCGACGCCCTCTGTGCCTTACCCCCGTCCTATCCCGAAGAACCCCCGGCGCCCTCCACTCCCCTTCCACAGGCCAGCGCCCCGCTCTCCTTGAGCCCCCGCCGGGCGTGCTCCCTGAGGAACTCCGACCTGTCCCGACTCAGCATGGAGGCCGCCCACTCCCCGGCTCAGGGCACCCCGAAACCCAGCGACGACGGCTCAGCCACGCCCCCGCAGATCAAGCCAGGCGTCCCTGAGGCTCGCACCAACCCCCCCCAGCCTCCAGTCTACTTGGAGGAAGCTAAGACCGACTCCTACAGCCAGGCGGTGTCGGACAGGCAGGGTGAAGGACCCCAGGCAGGGGAGTACCCGAGCCCCAGAGACGAGGCCGTGGGCCTGCAGCAGACAGAGCAG AACCAAACTGCACAAACGGGCGGAGCCAGGAGAGGCAGGAAGAGGAAACAAAC GCTACAGAATGTGCTGGAGGATTTCAGAGATCTGGATGCTTCAGTTCTAGAGGAACCTAATCCCACG GTGGTGCTGCTGAAGCCTGAGCGGTCGGTCCGGGGAAGGAGGCGACGTGGGGCCAGGTCCCAGAGACAGTGA
- the stac3 gene encoding SH3 and cysteine-rich domain-containing protein 3 → MAQYDQLEDKHSVDIHDNPMTPDNIVKEEDNTVYFIYEEEVEVEEKEPEPEPVVILVNDKPHKFKDHYCKTPKFCDVCARMIVLNNKFALRCKNCKTNIHHACQSYVEYQKCFGKIPPGFRRAYSSPLYSSDQSDAAHSNRNDPVFDTLRVGVVMANKERKKGSEDKKNMMMMMMEEEESQQPKEDEQTEGKPEGDKKGDKADKTDDKKKKEMGNMGNQSHYYLALYRFKAIEKDDLDFHPGDRITIIDDANEEWWRGKIGEKTGYLPTNYIIRIKTGERVFKVTRSVVGNREMGQITLKKDQIVVKKGEEVNGYLKVSTGRKLGFFPADLLQEI, encoded by the exons atggCCCAATATGACCA ACTGGAAGATAAACATTCTGTGGATATCCATGATAACCCCATGACCCCTGACAATATTGTAAAAGAGGAAGACAATACT GTATACTTTATTtatgaggaggaggtggaagtAGAAGAAAAGGAGCCAGAGCCTGAACCCGTTGTTATCTTGGTGAATGACAAACCCCACAAGTTCAAGGACCACTACTGCAAGACCCCCAAGTTCTGTGACGTCTGTGCCCGTATGATAGTCC TCAACAACAAGTTTGCTTTACGGTGCAAAAACTGCAAGACCAACATCCACCACGCTTGCCAGTCTTACGTTGAGtaccagaagtgttttggcaaaATT CCCCCAGGTTTCAGACGTGCCTACAGCTCCCCTCTGTACAGCAGTGACCAGTCAGATGCAG CCCACTCCAACCGCAATGACCCCGTGTTTGACACGCTACGGGTTGGGGTTGTCATGGCGAACAAGGAGCGCAAGAAGGGGTCTGAAGACAAAAAGAAC atgatgatgatgatgatggaggaagaggaatccCAACAACCCAAAGAAGACGAACAGACCGAAG GAAAGCCAGAGGGTGATAAGAAGGGAGACAAAGCTGACAAAACAGATGACAAG AAAAAAAAGGAGATGGGAAACATGGGAAATCAATCCCATTACTACCTGGCCCTCTACCGCTTCAAGGCCATTGAGAAAGACGACCTTGACTTCCA CCCTGGTGATCGAATCACTATAATTGATGATGCCAATGAGGAATGGTGGAGG GGGAAGATTGGGGAGAAGACAGGTTATCTCCCCACCAACTATATAATTAGGATAAAAACGGGAGAGAGGGTGTTTAAGGTGACACGCTCAGTGGTGGGAAACCGGGAGATGGGACAGATCACACTGAAGAAAGACCAG ATCGTGGTGaagaagggagaggaggtgaatggCTACCTGAAGGTCAGCACTGGCCGTAAGCTGGGCTTCTTCCCGGCCGACCTGCTCCAGGAGATCTGA
- the mbd6 gene encoding methyl-CpG-binding domain protein 6 isoform X2: MMGGSESGSGDKDGVHTVTVHVPIGWQRRVEDGLVAYISPSGTVLSSLEEVKSYLLTDGTCKCGLECPLVIHKVFNFSVGIKVQQHSQPAGKCEQDMTKLCNHRRKVVAMAALCRSMQASQMPYVARHPDVTSGSLEHKNPQRMRVDRDEERVTYPSKHPLVPSRPNSIVTPNPCASPKNSSQLVYSYNGSSPLSHAVTNSPHSPEVLRRLPPPLHLPATASQFTGYGTPQRSPRTPTPHNLSHGLRTPHTPEGPRSPHLGPLSPPPPSSSPVTMGRGGHPHSVVGSPLSPSCSPSPSVSMSCPSPRQRSRHPSASSSFSEPGLGGAVLAGYPPRRISSSPHSPLPGGSPNLHFPKYKLEDILEQFRNSGSSSTNNHILHPNSLCNQSHPQILSLALEKSGKPTKALGSGSGTAVTAGPSGMPLGQFLNHKKQPHPASFPASSLLSAAAKAQLASQMTHSQSPSLEVSQESQQSKSQARRSSGGAPSPSAPHTQASPAPRWSPSIAQSSPRLGSPSPTQHPSDRLRQAQNHHADAAATIVRSPPPDAGASAEISTLSPGLGPAHPPSNAPSSGHGYSSTTTSPRPLDLSNHVLALLAASSNAHPGECGPDRTAGSNVPAESRSVDQQGPAPTKPSGGCSPGPGPCQPPAPGDASGSSPLAEAFPFMSQEQLLQLLSATAGLPSLLDSTVLGSLPMGLWMGGQQGHLPPSNTPQPHHQLPEQQQQLSEHQQNLLLPHEEHQEKQHHHHQQQNAHMNHSFPFSLLPSLVGGQGELPLNLLGLLNPLPPPSATPTPGQEADLGMGEKMGLQALLMASLLLGQQQAAMLPLSGLGQLSLDLPLHQQHIPALLEGLSLDKSSGLPDPSSFPLPGLLEALQGLLPPTEGPLQALQSLLLPSPLPPPAFLSLSPALLTAALGSNDLPPAQLHPTQQPQQPPSQVSASDPDGGVDTLIPLSVQGKYNPVLHQLLPTLLNPGLLGDLSAMTSLHSLLGLGAGPLLLPPVQASALGMALLQDPDGAINLLNNLQLNMAPPTEGEKSVSLQETDSSAPQEDIPANRHTPEAGLAPSPAPASQRGEGSVGSILDPYASFMDTIYTSFLQVSAKEQEAAQSGADALCALPPSYPEEPPAPSTPLPQASAPLSLSPRRACSLRNSDLSRLSMEAAHSPAQGTPKPSDDGSATPPQIKPGVPEARTNPPQPPVYLEEAKTDSYSQAVSDRQGEGPQAGEYPSPRDEAVGLQQTEQNQTAQTGGARRGRKRKQTLQNVLEDFRDLDASVLEEPNPTVVLLKPERSVRGRRRRGARSQRQ; the protein is encoded by the exons ATGATGGGAGGCAGTGAGAGTGGCAGTGGAGACAAGGATGGAGTCCACACTGTAACAGTACATGTCCCCATTGGCTGgcagaggagagtggaggatgGGCTTGTGGCGTATATCAG TCCAAGTGGTACAGTCCTGTCTTCACTGGAGGAGGTAAAGTCATATCTGTTGACCGATGGCACTTGCAAGTGTGGCCTTGAGTGTCCGCTGGTCATCCACAAG GTGTTCAACTTTAGTGTGGGGATCAAAGTTCAGCAGCACAGCCAGCCCGCAGGGAAGTGCGAGCAGGATATGACAAAGCTCTGTAATCATCGGAGGAAagtggttgccatggcagcgCTGTGTCGAAGTATGCAGGCGTCACAAATGCCCTATGTTGCCCGTCACCCAG ATGTCACCAGTGGAAGTTTGGAGCACAAAAACCCTCAGAGGATGAGAGTGGACAGGGATGAAGAACGTGTCACTTACCCCTCTAAACATCCTCTAGTCCCGTCCAGGCCCAACAGTATTGTCACCCCTAACCCTTGTGCCAGTCCTAAAAACTCCTCCCAACTTGTGTATTCCTACAATGGTTCCTCACCCCTGTCACACGCTGTCACTAACTCTCCTCACTCTCCCGAGGTTCTGAGGAGActgcccccacccctccacctccccgcCACCGCCTCACAATTCACCGGCTATGGGACGCCTCAGAGGTCACCGCGCACCCCAACGCCTCACAACCTCAGTCACGGCCTGAGAACACCCCACACTCCGGAAGGGCCCCGATCTCCCCATTTGgggcccctctctcctcctcccccatcctcctctCCCGTGACCATGGGACGGGGAGGGCATCCGCACAGCGTCGTCGGCTCGCCCCTCTCCCCCTCGTGTTCCCCGTCTCCCTCTGTCAGCATGTCCTGCCCGTCTCCGCGGCAGCGCTCGCGCCACCCGTCCGCGTCCTCCTCGTTCTCTGAGCCGGGTTTGGGAGGGGCGGTGCTGGCTGGCTACCCGCCTAGGAGGATCTCCTCCTCACCGCACTCCCCTCTACCCGGGGGGTCCCCTAACCTCCACTTCCCCAAATACAAGCTCGAGGATATCTTAGAGCAGTTTAGGAACTCAGGCAGCAGTAGCACTAACAACCACATCCTTCACCCAAACTCACTTTGCAACCAAAGCCATCCTCAGATCCTGTCTCTAGCGCTCGAAAAGAGCGGGAAGCCGACGAAGGCACTCGGTTCCGGCTCAGGCACAGCTGTCACTGCTGGCCCTTCCGGGATGCCCCTCGGACAGTTCTTGAATCACAAGAAGCAACCGCACCCGGCGTCGTTCCCGGCCAGCAGCCTCCTCTCGGCCGCGGCCAAAGCCCAGCTGGCCAGCCAGATGACCCACAGCCAGAGCCCCTCCCTGGAGGTCTCCCAGGAGTCTCAGCAGTCGAAG TCCCAGGCCCGGCGAAGTAGCGGCGGCGCACCGTCTCCGTCGGCACCGCATACCCAGGCCAGTCCAGCGCCAAGATGGTCCCCTTCCATCGCCCAGTCCTCCCCGCGACTCGGTAGCCCCTCGCCCACCCAGCACCCATCCGATAGGCTGCGGCAGGCCCAAAACCATCACGCGGATGCAGCCGCCACCATTGTTCGGTCTCCCCCGCCTGACGCCGGCGCGTCAGCAGAGATTTCAACACTAAGCCCGGGCCTCGGTCCGGCTCATCCTCCCAGCAAtgctccctcctccggtcacgGCTACAGCAGCACAACCACCTCCCCAAGACCCCTGGATCTCAGCAACCATGTGTTGGCCCTGCTGGCGGCCTCCTCCAACGCGCATCCCGGGGAGTGTGGCCCAGACAGAACTGCCGGCAGCAACGTGCCCG CGGAGTCTCGGAGTGTGGACCAACAAGGCCCCGCACCGACCAAACCCTCAGGAGGCTGCAGCCCCGGTCCCGGCCCCTGCCAGCCCCCCGCGCCGGGGGATGCCTCTGGGTCGTCCCCCTTGGCCGAAGCCTTCCCCTTCATGAGCCAGGAGCAGCTTCTCCAGCTCCTCTCGGCCACGGCCGGCCTGCCCTCCCTCCTGGACTCCACCGTGCTGGGCTCTCTGCCCATGGGCCTGTGGATGGGCGGTCAGCAGGGTCACCTCCCCCCCTCCAACACCCCTCAGCCACACCACCAACTGCCcgaacagcagcagcagctgtcGGAACATCAACAGAACCTGCTGTTACCGCACGAAGAACACCAGGAGAAacagcaccaccaccaccagcagcagaaCGCCCACATGAACCACAGCTTTCCCTTCAGCTTGCTGCCCTCGCTAGTCGGAGGTCAGGGAGAGCTGCCTCTGAATCTCCTGGGCCTGTTAAACCCGCTGCCACCCCCCTCTGCCACCCCTACGCCCGGCCAGGAGGCTGATCTGGGGATGGGGGAGAAAATGGGCCTGCAGGCTCTCCTCATGGCCTCTCTGCTACTGGGCCAACAGCAGGCGGCCATGTTGCCCCTGTCCGGTCTGGGCCAGCTGAGCCTGGACCTCCCGCTGCACCAGCAGCACATCCCGGCCCTGCTTGAGGGTTTGTCCCTGGACAAAAGCTCCGGGCTGCCGGATCCGTCATCCTTCCCCCTCCCCGGGCTCCTCGAGGCCCTACAGGGCCTGCTTCCCCCGACCGAAGGGCCCCTCCAGGCCCTGCAGTCGCTCCTGCTCCCCTCCCCACTGCCTCCCCCGGCCTTCCTCTCCCTCAGCCCTGCCCTGCTAACCGCGGCCCTGGGCTCTAACGACCTCCCGCCCGCTCAGCTCCACCCAACCCAGCAACCCCAACAGCCCCCGTCTCAG GTCTCTGCTTCAGACCCTGACGGTGGGGTCGATACactcatccctctgtctgtccaggGGAAGTACAACCCTGTCCTCCACCAGTTACTCCCCACTCTTCTCAACCCAGGGCTTCTAG GCGACCTGTCTGCTATGACCAGCCTCCACAGTCTGCTGGGTTTAGGGGCAGGCCCTCTCCTCTTGCCCCCCGTACAGGCCTCTGCCCTGGGCATGGCTCTCCTCCAGGACCCTGATGGGGCCATCAACCTCCTCAACAACCTCCAG cTCAACATGGCACCACCCACAGAGGGAGAAAAGTCAGTCTCTTTACAGGAAACAGACAGCTCCGCTCCTCAGGAGGACATTCCAGCCAATCGGCATACCCCAGAGGCTGGGCTGGCGCCCAGCCCCGCCCCAGCATCCCAGCGAGGAGAGGGCTCTGTGGGGAGCATCCTGGACCCCTACGCCTCCTTCATGGACACCATCTACACCTCCTTCCTCCAGGTCAGTGCTAAAGAACAGGAAGCGGCTCAGTCCGGGGCCGACGCCCTCTGTGCCTTACCCCCGTCCTATCCCGAAGAACCCCCGGCGCCCTCCACTCCCCTTCCACAGGCCAGCGCCCCGCTCTCCTTGAGCCCCCGCCGGGCGTGCTCCCTGAGGAACTCCGACCTGTCCCGACTCAGCATGGAGGCCGCCCACTCCCCGGCTCAGGGCACCCCGAAACCCAGCGACGACGGCTCAGCCACGCCCCCGCAGATCAAGCCAGGCGTCCCTGAGGCTCGCACCAACCCCCCCCAGCCTCCAGTCTACTTGGAGGAAGCTAAGACCGACTCCTACAGCCAGGCGGTGTCGGACAGGCAGGGTGAAGGACCCCAGGCAGGGGAGTACCCGAGCCCCAGAGACGAGGCCGTGGGCCTGCAGCAGACAGAGCAG AACCAAACTGCACAAACGGGCGGAGCCAGGAGAGGCAGGAAGAGGAAACAAAC GCTACAGAATGTGCTGGAGGATTTCAGAGATCTGGATGCTTCAGTTCTAGAGGAACCTAATCCCACG GTGGTGCTGCTGAAGCCTGAGCGGTCGGTCCGGGGAAGGAGGCGACGTGGGGCCAGGTCCCAGAGACAGTGA